In Pseudomonas sp. MTM4, one genomic interval encodes:
- a CDS encoding 2Fe-2S iron-sulfur cluster-binding protein, producing the protein MAAFNRFRLFHWLLAGFFLGAYLSGDDAETLHIWLGYGLVALLMWRLLIVPLRLRGFPQLLPPKGQRSKPGLSSVGKWLTVGALGSFAIASVVGLGMVDNGDVLAALPGVGPDVFGAASDIDFIGWMGDAEEVHEFFANLGLWLIGLHVGYVLLFRRKSVWPMLRGVPKAGPASTAPSASTSTPATTSVATAFASAPAPAAGEFTRLRIVSRQAETADSCSFTLQVPAAQRARFAAQPGQFLTLKVPAAEPALLRCYSLSQRPQADGALRITIKRVPGGRASNWLLDNLQAGDCIEALPPAGVFVPRNLDDDLLLLGAGSGITPLMAILQAALVEGSGQVRLFYASRDAASLIFAEELAEWSARYPDRLQLRIWLDAEQGVPSGPAIATKIADWSAADAFICGPQPFMDAAGAALGERGVDAARIHLERFAAAAPTAAPGGRRSRLRVALDGRRHELDVPRGEVLLEAMEQAGLQPPSACRSGVCAACKCRVVEGSVSMRSNQVLSESEVRQGWALACQAEPRSAELQVEY; encoded by the coding sequence GTGGCTGCTTTCAATCGTTTCCGTCTGTTCCACTGGCTGCTGGCCGGTTTCTTTCTTGGCGCCTACCTCAGCGGTGACGACGCCGAGACGCTGCATATCTGGTTGGGCTATGGCCTGGTGGCGCTGTTGATGTGGCGCCTGCTGATCGTGCCGCTGCGCCTGCGCGGCTTCCCGCAGTTGCTGCCGCCGAAGGGCCAGCGGAGCAAGCCCGGCCTGTCGAGCGTCGGCAAGTGGCTGACGGTCGGCGCGCTGGGCAGTTTCGCCATTGCCAGCGTGGTCGGCCTGGGTATGGTCGACAACGGCGATGTGCTGGCCGCCCTGCCGGGCGTGGGGCCGGATGTCTTCGGCGCTGCCAGCGACATCGATTTCATCGGCTGGATGGGCGATGCCGAGGAGGTGCACGAGTTCTTCGCCAATCTGGGGCTGTGGCTGATCGGCCTGCATGTCGGCTATGTGCTGCTGTTCCGCCGCAAGTCGGTATGGCCGATGCTGCGCGGCGTGCCCAAGGCGGGGCCGGCTTCGACTGCACCTTCGGCTTCGACGTCGACACCGGCAACGACGTCGGTCGCGACCGCGTTCGCATCGGCGCCAGCGCCTGCCGCCGGGGAGTTCACCCGTCTGCGCATCGTCTCACGCCAGGCCGAAACCGCCGACAGCTGCTCGTTCACCCTGCAGGTGCCGGCCGCCCAGCGCGCACGCTTTGCCGCGCAGCCGGGGCAGTTCCTCACGCTGAAGGTGCCCGCTGCCGAGCCGGCGCTGCTGCGCTGCTACTCGCTGTCGCAGCGACCGCAGGCGGATGGCGCGCTGCGCATCACCATCAAGCGGGTGCCCGGCGGCCGCGCGTCGAACTGGCTGCTGGACAACCTGCAGGCCGGCGATTGCATCGAGGCGCTGCCGCCGGCCGGCGTGTTCGTGCCGCGCAACCTGGATGACGATCTGCTGCTGCTCGGCGCCGGCAGCGGTATCACGCCGCTGATGGCGATCCTGCAGGCGGCGCTGGTCGAGGGCAGCGGGCAGGTACGGCTGTTCTATGCCAGCCGCGATGCCGCCTCGCTGATCTTTGCCGAGGAGCTGGCCGAGTGGTCTGCGCGTTACCCCGATCGCCTGCAGCTGCGCATCTGGCTCGATGCCGAGCAGGGTGTGCCGAGCGGCCCGGCGATTGCCACGAAGATCGCTGACTGGTCAGCCGCCGACGCCTTCATCTGCGGGCCGCAACCGTTCATGGATGCCGCGGGTGCCGCGCTGGGCGAGCGGGGTGTGGATGCGGCGCGTATCCATCTGGAACGCTTTGCCGCCGCAGCGCCGACGGCCGCACCGGGCGGGCGCCGCAGCCGCCTGCGGGTCGCGCTCGACGGTCGCCGTCACGAGCTGGACGTGCCGCGCGGCGAGGTGCTGCTGGAGGCCATGGAACAGGCTGGCCTGCAACCGCCGAGCGCGTGCCGCTCGGGTGTCTGCGCCGCCTGCAAGTGCCGGGTGGTGGAGGGCAGCGTGAGCATGCGCAGCAACCAGGTGCTGAGCGAAAGCGAGGTGCGTCAGGGCTGGGCGCTGGCCTGCCAAGCCGAACCGCGCAGCGCCGAACTGCAAGTCGAATACTGA
- the phnD gene encoding phosphate/phosphite/phosphonate ABC transporter substrate-binding protein: MKRLSALLLTCLLSAVSSLSALAADADPDVLKVALLPDENASELIKRNQPLKDYLEEHLDKKVQLIVTTDYSSMIEAMRFGRIDLAYFGPLSYVMAKSKSDIEPFAAMVIDGKPTYRSVIIANVASGVNEYADLKGKRMAYGDRASTSSHLIPKTVLLETADLTGGQDYEQHFVGTHDAVAVNVANGNADAGGLSEVIFNHAAERGLIDPSKVKVLGYSGEYPQYPWAMRSNLSPELKTKVRDVFVGIDDPEVLRNFKAEAFAPITDADYDVIRNMGSLLGLDFATM, translated from the coding sequence ATGAAACGCTTATCCGCGCTCTTATTGACTTGCTTGCTGTCCGCTGTTTCAAGTTTGTCCGCCCTAGCGGCCGATGCCGATCCGGATGTGCTAAAGGTTGCCCTGCTGCCGGACGAAAACGCCTCCGAGCTGATCAAGCGTAACCAGCCGCTGAAGGATTATCTGGAAGAGCATCTGGACAAGAAGGTGCAGCTGATCGTAACCACCGACTATTCCTCGATGATTGAGGCGATGCGCTTTGGCCGTATCGACCTGGCGTATTTCGGTCCGCTGTCCTACGTCATGGCCAAAAGCAAAAGCGACATCGAGCCCTTCGCTGCCATGGTCATCGACGGCAAGCCGACCTATCGCTCGGTGATTATCGCCAATGTGGCGTCAGGCGTGAATGAGTATGCCGACCTTAAGGGCAAGAGAATGGCCTATGGTGACCGGGCATCGACGTCCAGCCATTTGATTCCCAAAACCGTGCTTCTTGAGACGGCCGATTTGACGGGTGGGCAGGACTACGAACAACATTTTGTGGGCACGCATGACGCCGTTGCCGTCAACGTGGCGAACGGCAACGCCGATGCGGGTGGGCTGTCGGAGGTAATTTTCAATCACGCAGCCGAACGTGGCCTGATCGATCCGAGCAAGGTGAAAGTACTTGGTTACAGCGGCGAATACCCCCAGTACCCCTGGGCGATGCGCTCGAACCTGAGCCCCGAGCTGAAAACCAAGGTGCGGGATGTATTCGTCGGTATCGACGATCCCGAAGTGCTGCGCAACTTCAAGGCCGAGGCCTTCGCGCCAATCACCGACGCCGACTACGATGTGATCCGCAACATGGGATCGCTGCTCGGCCTCGACTTCGCCACGATGTGA
- the phnE gene encoding phosphonate ABC transporter, permease protein PhnE produces MSSHYDVQALPAEQREHILRGFGLGWWRQLGQVAIVFGVVLLACWYVGLLDATTLLNGLPSIATLAGEAMPPDFSGYRSWIRPLIDTLAMSIAGTAIAVVFSLVVAFVAARNTAPHPLVFGVARVLLNALRSVPELIMGIIFVAAVGFGALPGVLALGLHSVGMVGKFFAEAIEHVDEAPVEAARAAGATPMQVLLHAVLPQVTPQFADVAIYRWEYNFRASTVMGMVGAGGIGFELMGSLRIMQYQEVAAILLVILAMVTLVDAFSGVLRKHFK; encoded by the coding sequence ATGTCTTCTCATTACGACGTGCAGGCGCTGCCTGCAGAGCAACGCGAGCACATCCTTCGAGGCTTCGGCCTCGGTTGGTGGCGCCAGCTGGGGCAGGTGGCGATTGTATTCGGAGTGGTGCTGTTGGCCTGCTGGTACGTGGGGCTGCTCGATGCCACCACGCTGCTGAACGGGCTGCCCTCCATCGCGACCCTGGCAGGCGAGGCCATGCCGCCAGACTTTTCGGGCTATCGAAGCTGGATTCGCCCCTTGATCGACACCTTGGCGATGAGCATCGCCGGTACGGCCATCGCAGTGGTGTTCTCGCTGGTGGTGGCCTTCGTTGCAGCGCGCAATACGGCGCCGCACCCCCTTGTGTTCGGTGTTGCCCGGGTGCTGCTCAATGCCCTGCGGTCGGTGCCGGAGCTGATCATGGGCATCATCTTCGTTGCAGCCGTAGGGTTCGGCGCCTTGCCGGGCGTGCTTGCCCTGGGTCTGCATTCGGTCGGCATGGTCGGCAAGTTCTTCGCCGAGGCCATCGAGCACGTCGACGAAGCGCCGGTGGAAGCCGCTCGGGCGGCGGGGGCTACGCCGATGCAAGTGCTGCTGCACGCGGTTTTGCCACAGGTGACGCCGCAGTTCGCCGACGTGGCGATCTACCGCTGGGAATACAACTTTCGCGCCTCCACCGTGATGGGCATGGTTGGCGCCGGCGGTATCGGCTTCGAACTCATGGGCTCGCTGCGCATCATGCAGTACCAGGAGGTTGCAGCAATCCTGCTGGTCATCCTGGCCATGGTCACGCTAGTAGACGCCTTCAGTGGCGTGCTGCGCAAACATTTCAAATAG
- a CDS encoding MBL fold metallo-hydrolase: MNAGGQPALTSVTLTDYGGTRMLVFESIYTEGLAQISYLVGDSKAAVAAVIDPRRDVEVYLDLARDKGLRIAYAIETHIHADFVSGAQALAERCGAEIIGGLRLRAASGGRRRGAGTGSGQPGSAALARPHPRAHLAAAT, encoded by the coding sequence TTGAACGCCGGCGGCCAACCGGCGCTCACATCCGTAACCCTCACGGATTACGGAGGCACACGCATGCTGGTATTCGAGTCGATCTACACCGAAGGTCTGGCGCAGATTTCCTATCTGGTGGGCGACAGCAAGGCCGCCGTCGCCGCGGTGATCGATCCGCGGCGCGACGTCGAGGTCTACCTCGACCTGGCGCGCGACAAGGGCCTGCGCATCGCCTATGCCATCGAGACGCACATCCACGCCGACTTCGTTTCCGGCGCCCAGGCGCTGGCCGAACGCTGCGGCGCCGAGATCATCGGCGGACTACGCCTTCGGGCTGCGTCAGGTGGACGACGGCGAGGTGCTGGAACTGGGTCAGGTCAGCCTGGAAGTGCTGCACTCGCCAGGCCACACCCCCGAGCACATCTCGCTGCTGCTACGTGA
- a CDS encoding LysR family transcriptional regulator: MLNPVWLKSLVAIVQTGSFQSAARALGLAQPTVSQHLQKLEEQVGVTLVQRSRSGCQPTTRALAFMPHATALLDMHARALEALHGNRERVGASSNIGTYLLQPFVRNYLTTANERGEVDLRIAANPDVADQLLAGQLDAAIMEWWLPHPDFEYRLWRVEPLVLIVSPDHALAEAGCIERDRLVDLPMLGGEPGSGTGRLLTEYFGELGVPRSGMQLGSTEAVKQAVRAGLGVSLVMASAVQDEVRSGALVALPIPGLEKRLQLIWRKPPGNLHPPGFVRHLLEEADLAG, encoded by the coding sequence ATGTTGAATCCGGTCTGGCTGAAGAGCCTGGTAGCGATCGTTCAAACAGGCAGTTTTCAGAGCGCGGCGAGGGCGTTGGGGCTGGCCCAGCCGACGGTGTCGCAGCACTTGCAGAAGCTTGAAGAGCAGGTCGGCGTAACGCTGGTGCAGCGCAGTCGTAGCGGCTGCCAGCCTACCACACGGGCGCTGGCCTTCATGCCGCATGCGACCGCCTTGCTCGACATGCACGCCCGGGCGCTAGAAGCCCTGCATGGCAATCGTGAGCGCGTCGGGGCCAGCTCCAACATCGGCACCTACCTTCTCCAGCCATTCGTGCGCAACTATCTGACGACCGCAAATGAGAGGGGCGAGGTGGATCTGCGCATCGCCGCCAACCCGGATGTGGCCGACCAGCTACTGGCGGGCCAGCTCGACGCCGCGATCATGGAATGGTGGCTACCTCACCCCGACTTCGAATACCGCCTCTGGCGGGTCGAGCCGCTGGTGCTTATCGTCAGCCCCGACCATGCGCTGGCTGAAGCAGGGTGCATAGAACGTGATCGTCTGGTGGACCTGCCGATGCTGGGAGGTGAACCGGGTAGCGGTACCGGACGGCTTCTGACCGAATACTTTGGCGAACTGGGCGTGCCTCGCAGCGGTATGCAGCTAGGCAGCACCGAGGCAGTCAAACAAGCAGTGAGGGCGGGACTCGGCGTGTCGTTGGTGATGGCTTCCGCAGTACAAGACGAAGTTCGCAGTGGCGCGCTGGTAGCTCTTCCCATCCCGGGGCTTGAAAAGCGTCTCCAACTGATCTGGCGCAAACCTCCCGGAAATCTGCACCCGCCGGGATTTGTGCGGCACTTATTGGAGGAGGCGGATCTAGCTGGATAA
- the ptxD gene encoding phosphonate dehydrogenase PtxD, translated as MLPKLVITHRVHDEILQLLAPHCELMTNQTDSTLTREEILRRCRDAQAMMAFMPDRVDADFLQACPELRVVGCALKGFDNFDVDACTARGVWLTFVPDLLTVPTAELAIGLAVGLGRHLRAADAFVRSGEFQGWQPQFYGTGLDNATVGILGMGAIGLAMADRLQGWGATLQYHEAKALDTQTEQRLGLRQVACSELFASSDFILLALPLNADTQHLVNAELLALVRPGALLVNPCRGSVVDEAAVLAALERGQLGGYAADVFEMEDWARADRPRLIDPALLAHPNTLFTPHIGSAVRAVRLEIERCAAQNIIQVLAGARPINAANRLPKAEPAAC; from the coding sequence ATGCTGCCGAAACTCGTTATAACTCACCGAGTACACGATGAGATCCTGCAACTGCTGGCGCCACATTGCGAGCTGATGACCAACCAGACCGACAGCACGCTGACGCGCGAGGAAATTCTGCGCCGCTGTCGCGATGCTCAGGCGATGATGGCGTTCATGCCCGATCGGGTCGATGCAGACTTTCTTCAAGCCTGCCCTGAGCTGCGTGTAGTCGGCTGCGCGCTCAAGGGCTTCGACAATTTCGATGTGGACGCCTGTACTGCCCGCGGGGTCTGGCTGACCTTCGTGCCTGATCTGTTGACGGTCCCGACTGCCGAGCTGGCGATCGGACTGGCGGTGGGGCTGGGGCGGCATCTGCGGGCAGCAGATGCGTTCGTCCGCTCTGGCGAGTTCCAGGGCTGGCAACCACAGTTCTACGGCACGGGGCTGGATAACGCTACGGTCGGCATCCTTGGCATGGGCGCCATCGGACTGGCCATGGCTGATCGCTTGCAGGGATGGGGCGCGACCCTGCAGTACCACGAGGCGAAGGCTCTGGATACACAAACCGAGCAACGGCTCGGCCTGCGCCAGGTGGCGTGCAGCGAACTCTTCGCCAGCTCGGACTTCATCCTGCTGGCGCTTCCCTTGAATGCCGATACCCAGCATCTGGTCAACGCCGAGCTGCTTGCCCTCGTACGGCCGGGCGCTCTGCTTGTAAACCCCTGTCGTGGTTCGGTAGTGGATGAAGCCGCCGTGCTCGCGGCGCTTGAGCGAGGCCAGCTCGGCGGGTATGCGGCGGATGTATTCGAAATGGAAGACTGGGCTCGCGCGGACCGGCCGCGGCTGATCGATCCTGCGCTGCTCGCGCATCCGAATACGCTGTTCACTCCGCACATAGGGTCGGCAGTGCGCGCGGTGCGCCTGGAGATTGAACGTTGTGCAGCGCAGAACATCATCCAGGTATTGGCAGGTGCGCGCCCAATCAACGCTGCGAACCGTCTGCCCAAGGCCGAGCCTGCCGCATGTTGA